A region of Hoplias malabaricus isolate fHopMal1 chromosome 12, fHopMal1.hap1, whole genome shotgun sequence DNA encodes the following proteins:
- the nhlh2 gene encoding helix-loop-helix protein 2, which produces MMLSPDHSDSDLLWPQSDPENLLNVIKSEHLVNEAVELEVDSKSRSRSVAPPLTREEKRRRRRATAKYRLAHATRERIRVEAFNVAFAELRKLLPTLPPDKKLSKIEILRLAICYISYLNHVLDV; this is translated from the coding sequence ATGATGCTGAGTCCGGATCACTCTGATTCTGACCTGCTGTGGCCTCAGTCTGATCCTGAAAACCTGCTGAATGTTATTAAGTCTGAACACCTGGTGAACGAGGCTGTGGAGTTGGAGGTGGACAGTAAGTCTCGCTCTCGCTCTGTAGCGCCTCCTCTGACCCGTGAGGAGAAGCGCAGACGGCGGCGAGCCACGGCTAAATATCGGCTCGCCCACGCCACACGAGAGCGCATCCGCGTTGAGGCCTTCAACGTGGCCTTCGCCGAGCTCCGCAAATTGCTGCCCACACTGCCACCTGACAAGAAGCTCTCCAAGATCGAGATACTACGCCTTGCCATATGCTACATCTCGTACCTGAACCATGTTCTTGACgtttaa